Proteins encoded within one genomic window of Oncorhynchus keta strain PuntledgeMale-10-30-2019 chromosome 12, Oket_V2, whole genome shotgun sequence:
- the LOC118379116 gene encoding LOW QUALITY PROTEIN: probable RNA-binding protein 18 (The sequence of the model RefSeq protein was modified relative to this genomic sequence to represent the inferred CDS: substituted 2 bases at 2 genomic stop codons), whose product PQYCLCVFLPPSLYHLVKLLERFGKVKQFDFLFHKSGQMEGQPXXYCFVNFHTKEQSGAIHCLNGKLALSKKLVVRWVHAQVKLPHNACGFDQKQHQTNSDTLPAWSMVRLS is encoded by the exons ccgcagtattgtttgtgtgtttttctccctccctcgctgTACCACCTGGTGAAGCTGCTGGAGAGGTTTGGGAAGGTGAAACAGTTTGACTTCCTGTTCCACAAGTCTGGACAAATGGAGGGCCAGCCCTGATGATACTGCTTCGTTAACTTCCACACCAAAGAG CAGAGTGGGGCGATCCATTGTCTGAATGGGAAGCTGGCCCTCTCCAAGAAGCTGGTGGTGCGCTGGGTACACGCACAGGTAAAG CTTCCCCACAATGCCTGTGGATTTGACCAAAAACAGCACCAGACAAACAGTGACACGCTACCTGCCTGGTCCATGGTGCGACTGAGCTAA